The proteins below are encoded in one region of Macaca nemestrina isolate mMacNem1 chromosome 10, mMacNem.hap1, whole genome shotgun sequence:
- the LOC105484126 gene encoding forkhead box protein M1 isoform X6 — translation MKTSPRRPLILKRRRLPLPVQNAPSETSEEEPKRSPARQEPNQAEASKEVAESNTCKFPAGIKIINHPTMSNTQVVAIPNNADIHSIITALTAKGKESGSSGPNKFILISCGGAPTQPPGLQPQTQTSYDAKRTEVTLETLGPQPAARDGNLPRPPGALCEQKRETCDGEAAGCTINKSLSNIQWLRKTSSDGLGSCSIKQEMEEKENCHLEQRQVKVEEPSRPSTSWQNSVSERPPYSYMAMIQFAINSTERKRMTLKDIYTWIEDHFPYFKHIAKPGWKNSIRHNLSLHDMFVRETSANGKVSFWTIHPSANRYLTLDQVFKPLDPGSPQLPEHLESQQQKRPNPELRRNMTIKTELPLGARRKMKPLLPRVSSYLVPIQFPVNQSLVLQPSVKVPLPLAASLMSSELARHSKRVRIAPKVLLAEEGTAPLPSAGPGKEEKLLCGEGLCPLLPVQSIKEEQIQPGEEMPHLARPIKVESPPLEEWPSPAPSFKEESSHSWEDSPQSPTPRPKKSYGGLRSPTRCVSEMLVIQHRERRERSRSRRKQHLLPPCVAEPELLFSEGPSTSRWAAELPFPADSSEPAPQLSYPQEEGGPFKTPIKETLPISSTPSKSVLPRTPESWRLTPPAKVGGLDFSPVQTPQGTSGPLPDPLELMDLSTTPLKSVPPFESPQRLLSSEPLDLASVPFGNSSPSDIEVPKPGSPEPQVSGLAANRSLTEGLVLDTMNDSLSKILLDISFPGLEEDPLGPDNINWSQFIPELQ, via the exons CCATCCCCAACAATGCTGACATCCACAGCATCATCACGGCACTGACTGCCAAGGGAAAAGAGAGCGGCAGTAGTGGGCCCAACAAATTCATCCTCATCAGTTGTGGGGGAGCCCCAACTCAGCCTCCAGGACTCCAGCCTCAAACCCAAACCAGCTATGATGCCAAAAGGACAGAAGTGACCCTGGAGACCTTGGGACCACAACCTGCAGCTAGGGATGGGAATCTTCCTAGACCACCTGGAGCCCTTTGCGAGCAGAAACGGGAGACCTGTG ATGGTGAGGCAGCAGGCTGCACTATCAACAAGAGCCTATCCAACATCCAGTGGCTCCGAAAGACGAGTTCTGATGGACTGGGCTCCTGCAGCATCAAGCAAGagatggaggagaaggagaatTGTCACCTGGAGCAGAGACAGGTTAAG GTTGAGGAACCTTCGAGACCATCAACGTCCTGGCAGAACTCTGTGTCTGAGCGGCCACCCTACTCTTACATGGCCATGATACAATTCGCCATCAACAGCACTGAGAGGAAGCGCATGACCTTGAAAGACATCTATACTTGGATAGAGGACCACTTTCCCTATTTTAAGCACATTGCCAAGCCAGGCTGGAAG AACTCCATCCGCCACAACCTTTCCCTGCATGACATGTTTGTCCGGGAGACGTCTGCCAATGGCAAGGTCTCCTTCTGGACCATTCACCCCAGTGCCAACCGTTACTTGACATTGGACCAGGTGTTTAAG CCACTGGACCCAGGGTCTCCACAATTGCCCGAGCACTTGGAATCA CAGCAGCAGAAACGACCGAATCCAGAGCTCCGCCGGAACATGACCATCAAAACTGAACTCCCGCTGGGTGCAC GGCGGAAGATGAAGCCACTGTTACCACGGGTCAGCTCATACCTGGTGCCTATCCAATTCCCGGTGAACCAGTCACTGGTGTTGCAGCCCTCGGTGAAGGTGCCATTACCCCTGGCGGCTTCCCTCATGAGCTCAGAGCTTGCCCGCCATAGCAAGCGAGTCCGCATTGCCCCCAAG GTGCTGCTAGCTGAGGAGGGGACAGCTCCTCTTCCTTCTGCAGGGCCAGGGAAAGAGGAGAAACTGCTGTGTGGAGAAGGGCTGTGTCCTTTGCTTCCAGTTCAGTCTATCAAGGAGGAACAAATCCAGCCTGGGGAGGAAATGCCGCACTTAGCGAGACCCATCAAAGTGGAGAGCCCCCCCTTGGAAGAGTGGCCCTCCCCGGCCCCGTCCTTCAAAGAGGAATCATCTCACTCCTGGGAGGATTCACCCCAATCTCCCACCCCAAGACCCAAGAAGTCCTACGGTGGGCTTAGGTCGCCAACCCGGTGTGTCTCGGAAATGCTTGTGATCCAAcacagggagaggagggagaggagccgGTCTCGGAGGAAACAGCATCTACTGCCTCCCTGCGTGGCTGAGCCGGAGCTGCTCTTCTCAGAGGGGCCCAGTACTTCCCGCTGGGCCGCAGAACTCCCGTTCCCGGCAGACTCCTCTGAGCCTGCCCCCCAGCTCAGCTACCCCCAGGAAGAGGGAGGACCTTTTAAGACACCCATTAAGGAAACGCTGCCCATCTCCTCCACCCCGAGCAAATCTGTCCTCCCCAGAACGCCTGAATCCTGGAGGCTCACGCCCCCAGCCAAAGTAGGGGGGCTGGATTTCAGCCCAGTACAAACCCCCCAGGGCACCTCTGGCCCCTTGCCTGACCCCCTGGAGCTGATGGATCTCAGCACCACTCCACTGAAAAGCGTTCCCCCCTTTGAATCACCGCAAAGGCTCCTCAGTTCAGAACCCTTAGACCTCGCCTCCGTCCCCTTTGGCAACTCTTCTCCCTCAGATATAGAAGTCCCCAAGCCAGGCTCCCCGGAGCCACAGGTTTCTGGCCTCGCAGCCAATCGTTCTCTGACAGAAGGCCTGGTTCTGGACACAATGAATGATAGCCTCAGCAAGATCCTGCTGGACATCAGCTTTCCTGGCCTGGAGGAGGACCCACTGGGCCCTGACAACATCAACTGGTCCCAGTTTATTCCTGAGCTACAGTAG
- the LOC105484126 gene encoding forkhead box protein M1 isoform X3, with amino-acid sequence MKTSPRRPLILKRRRLPLPVQNAPSETSEEEPKRSPARQEPNQAEASKEVAESNTCKFPAGIKIINHPTMSNTQVVAIPNNADIHSIITALTAKGKESGSSGPNKFILISCGGAPTQPPGLQPQTQTSYDAKRTEVTLETLGPQPAARDGNLPRPPGALCEQKRETCDGEAAGCTINKSLSNIQWLRKTSSDGLGSCSIKQEMEEKENCHLEQRQVKVQGAHVQVEEPSRPSTSWQNSVSERPPYSYMAMIQFAINSTERKRMTLKDIYTWIEDHFPYFKHIAKPGWKNSIRHNLSLHDMFVRETSANGKVSFWTIHPSANRYLTLDQVFKPLDPGSPQLPEHLESQQQKRPNPELRRNMTIKTELPLGARRKMKPLLPRVSSYLVPIQFPVNQSLVLQPSVKVPLPLAASLMSSELARHSKRVRIAPKVLLAEEGTAPLPSAGPGKEEKLLCGEGLCPLLPVQSIKEEQIQPGEEMPHLARPIKVESPPLEEWPSPAPSFKEESSHSWEDSPQSPTPRPKKSYGGLRSPTRCVSEMLVIQHRERRERSRSRRKQHLLPPCVAEPELLFSEGPSTSRWAAELPFPADSSEPAPQLSYPQEEGGPFKTPIKETLPISSTPSKSVLPRTPESWRLTPPAKVGGLDFSPVQTPQGTSGPLPDPLELMDLSTTPLKSVPPFESPQRLLSSEPLDLASVPFGNSSPSDIEVPKPGSPEPQVSGLAANRSLTEGLVLDTMNDSLSKILLDISFPGLEEDPLGPDNINWSQFIPELQ; translated from the exons CCATCCCCAACAATGCTGACATCCACAGCATCATCACGGCACTGACTGCCAAGGGAAAAGAGAGCGGCAGTAGTGGGCCCAACAAATTCATCCTCATCAGTTGTGGGGGAGCCCCAACTCAGCCTCCAGGACTCCAGCCTCAAACCCAAACCAGCTATGATGCCAAAAGGACAGAAGTGACCCTGGAGACCTTGGGACCACAACCTGCAGCTAGGGATGGGAATCTTCCTAGACCACCTGGAGCCCTTTGCGAGCAGAAACGGGAGACCTGTG ATGGTGAGGCAGCAGGCTGCACTATCAACAAGAGCCTATCCAACATCCAGTGGCTCCGAAAGACGAGTTCTGATGGACTGGGCTCCTGCAGCATCAAGCAAGagatggaggagaaggagaatTGTCACCTGGAGCAGAGACAGGTTAAG gttcagggggcacatgtgcag GTTGAGGAACCTTCGAGACCATCAACGTCCTGGCAGAACTCTGTGTCTGAGCGGCCACCCTACTCTTACATGGCCATGATACAATTCGCCATCAACAGCACTGAGAGGAAGCGCATGACCTTGAAAGACATCTATACTTGGATAGAGGACCACTTTCCCTATTTTAAGCACATTGCCAAGCCAGGCTGGAAG AACTCCATCCGCCACAACCTTTCCCTGCATGACATGTTTGTCCGGGAGACGTCTGCCAATGGCAAGGTCTCCTTCTGGACCATTCACCCCAGTGCCAACCGTTACTTGACATTGGACCAGGTGTTTAAG CCACTGGACCCAGGGTCTCCACAATTGCCCGAGCACTTGGAATCA CAGCAGCAGAAACGACCGAATCCAGAGCTCCGCCGGAACATGACCATCAAAACTGAACTCCCGCTGGGTGCAC GGCGGAAGATGAAGCCACTGTTACCACGGGTCAGCTCATACCTGGTGCCTATCCAATTCCCGGTGAACCAGTCACTGGTGTTGCAGCCCTCGGTGAAGGTGCCATTACCCCTGGCGGCTTCCCTCATGAGCTCAGAGCTTGCCCGCCATAGCAAGCGAGTCCGCATTGCCCCCAAG GTGCTGCTAGCTGAGGAGGGGACAGCTCCTCTTCCTTCTGCAGGGCCAGGGAAAGAGGAGAAACTGCTGTGTGGAGAAGGGCTGTGTCCTTTGCTTCCAGTTCAGTCTATCAAGGAGGAACAAATCCAGCCTGGGGAGGAAATGCCGCACTTAGCGAGACCCATCAAAGTGGAGAGCCCCCCCTTGGAAGAGTGGCCCTCCCCGGCCCCGTCCTTCAAAGAGGAATCATCTCACTCCTGGGAGGATTCACCCCAATCTCCCACCCCAAGACCCAAGAAGTCCTACGGTGGGCTTAGGTCGCCAACCCGGTGTGTCTCGGAAATGCTTGTGATCCAAcacagggagaggagggagaggagccgGTCTCGGAGGAAACAGCATCTACTGCCTCCCTGCGTGGCTGAGCCGGAGCTGCTCTTCTCAGAGGGGCCCAGTACTTCCCGCTGGGCCGCAGAACTCCCGTTCCCGGCAGACTCCTCTGAGCCTGCCCCCCAGCTCAGCTACCCCCAGGAAGAGGGAGGACCTTTTAAGACACCCATTAAGGAAACGCTGCCCATCTCCTCCACCCCGAGCAAATCTGTCCTCCCCAGAACGCCTGAATCCTGGAGGCTCACGCCCCCAGCCAAAGTAGGGGGGCTGGATTTCAGCCCAGTACAAACCCCCCAGGGCACCTCTGGCCCCTTGCCTGACCCCCTGGAGCTGATGGATCTCAGCACCACTCCACTGAAAAGCGTTCCCCCCTTTGAATCACCGCAAAGGCTCCTCAGTTCAGAACCCTTAGACCTCGCCTCCGTCCCCTTTGGCAACTCTTCTCCCTCAGATATAGAAGTCCCCAAGCCAGGCTCCCCGGAGCCACAGGTTTCTGGCCTCGCAGCCAATCGTTCTCTGACAGAAGGCCTGGTTCTGGACACAATGAATGATAGCCTCAGCAAGATCCTGCTGGACATCAGCTTTCCTGGCCTGGAGGAGGACCCACTGGGCCCTGACAACATCAACTGGTCCCAGTTTATTCCTGAGCTACAGTAG
- the LOC105484126 gene encoding forkhead box protein M1 isoform X5 codes for MKTSPRRPLILKRRRLPLPVQNAPSETSEEEPKRSPARQEPNQAEASKEVAESNTCKFPAGIKIINHPTMSNTQVVAIPNNADIHSIITALTAKGKESGSSGPNKFILISCGGAPTQPPGLQPQTQTSYDAKRTEVTLETLGPQPAARDGNLPRPPGALCEQKRETCADGEAAGCTINKSLSNIQWLRKTSSDGLGSCSIKQEMEEKENCHLEQRQVKVEEPSRPSTSWQNSVSERPPYSYMAMIQFAINSTERKRMTLKDIYTWIEDHFPYFKHIAKPGWKNSIRHNLSLHDMFVRETSANGKVSFWTIHPSANRYLTLDQVFKPLDPGSPQLPEHLESQQKRPNPELRRNMTIKTELPLGARRKMKPLLPRVSSYLVPIQFPVNQSLVLQPSVKVPLPLAASLMSSELARHSKRVRIAPKVLLAEEGTAPLPSAGPGKEEKLLCGEGLCPLLPVQSIKEEQIQPGEEMPHLARPIKVESPPLEEWPSPAPSFKEESSHSWEDSPQSPTPRPKKSYGGLRSPTRCVSEMLVIQHRERRERSRSRRKQHLLPPCVAEPELLFSEGPSTSRWAAELPFPADSSEPAPQLSYPQEEGGPFKTPIKETLPISSTPSKSVLPRTPESWRLTPPAKVGGLDFSPVQTPQGTSGPLPDPLELMDLSTTPLKSVPPFESPQRLLSSEPLDLASVPFGNSSPSDIEVPKPGSPEPQVSGLAANRSLTEGLVLDTMNDSLSKILLDISFPGLEEDPLGPDNINWSQFIPELQ; via the exons CCATCCCCAACAATGCTGACATCCACAGCATCATCACGGCACTGACTGCCAAGGGAAAAGAGAGCGGCAGTAGTGGGCCCAACAAATTCATCCTCATCAGTTGTGGGGGAGCCCCAACTCAGCCTCCAGGACTCCAGCCTCAAACCCAAACCAGCTATGATGCCAAAAGGACAGAAGTGACCCTGGAGACCTTGGGACCACAACCTGCAGCTAGGGATGGGAATCTTCCTAGACCACCTGGAGCCCTTTGCGAGCAGAAACGGGAGACCTGTG CAGATGGTGAGGCAGCAGGCTGCACTATCAACAAGAGCCTATCCAACATCCAGTGGCTCCGAAAGACGAGTTCTGATGGACTGGGCTCCTGCAGCATCAAGCAAGagatggaggagaaggagaatTGTCACCTGGAGCAGAGACAGGTTAAG GTTGAGGAACCTTCGAGACCATCAACGTCCTGGCAGAACTCTGTGTCTGAGCGGCCACCCTACTCTTACATGGCCATGATACAATTCGCCATCAACAGCACTGAGAGGAAGCGCATGACCTTGAAAGACATCTATACTTGGATAGAGGACCACTTTCCCTATTTTAAGCACATTGCCAAGCCAGGCTGGAAG AACTCCATCCGCCACAACCTTTCCCTGCATGACATGTTTGTCCGGGAGACGTCTGCCAATGGCAAGGTCTCCTTCTGGACCATTCACCCCAGTGCCAACCGTTACTTGACATTGGACCAGGTGTTTAAG CCACTGGACCCAGGGTCTCCACAATTGCCCGAGCACTTGGAATCA CAGCAGAAACGACCGAATCCAGAGCTCCGCCGGAACATGACCATCAAAACTGAACTCCCGCTGGGTGCAC GGCGGAAGATGAAGCCACTGTTACCACGGGTCAGCTCATACCTGGTGCCTATCCAATTCCCGGTGAACCAGTCACTGGTGTTGCAGCCCTCGGTGAAGGTGCCATTACCCCTGGCGGCTTCCCTCATGAGCTCAGAGCTTGCCCGCCATAGCAAGCGAGTCCGCATTGCCCCCAAG GTGCTGCTAGCTGAGGAGGGGACAGCTCCTCTTCCTTCTGCAGGGCCAGGGAAAGAGGAGAAACTGCTGTGTGGAGAAGGGCTGTGTCCTTTGCTTCCAGTTCAGTCTATCAAGGAGGAACAAATCCAGCCTGGGGAGGAAATGCCGCACTTAGCGAGACCCATCAAAGTGGAGAGCCCCCCCTTGGAAGAGTGGCCCTCCCCGGCCCCGTCCTTCAAAGAGGAATCATCTCACTCCTGGGAGGATTCACCCCAATCTCCCACCCCAAGACCCAAGAAGTCCTACGGTGGGCTTAGGTCGCCAACCCGGTGTGTCTCGGAAATGCTTGTGATCCAAcacagggagaggagggagaggagccgGTCTCGGAGGAAACAGCATCTACTGCCTCCCTGCGTGGCTGAGCCGGAGCTGCTCTTCTCAGAGGGGCCCAGTACTTCCCGCTGGGCCGCAGAACTCCCGTTCCCGGCAGACTCCTCTGAGCCTGCCCCCCAGCTCAGCTACCCCCAGGAAGAGGGAGGACCTTTTAAGACACCCATTAAGGAAACGCTGCCCATCTCCTCCACCCCGAGCAAATCTGTCCTCCCCAGAACGCCTGAATCCTGGAGGCTCACGCCCCCAGCCAAAGTAGGGGGGCTGGATTTCAGCCCAGTACAAACCCCCCAGGGCACCTCTGGCCCCTTGCCTGACCCCCTGGAGCTGATGGATCTCAGCACCACTCCACTGAAAAGCGTTCCCCCCTTTGAATCACCGCAAAGGCTCCTCAGTTCAGAACCCTTAGACCTCGCCTCCGTCCCCTTTGGCAACTCTTCTCCCTCAGATATAGAAGTCCCCAAGCCAGGCTCCCCGGAGCCACAGGTTTCTGGCCTCGCAGCCAATCGTTCTCTGACAGAAGGCCTGGTTCTGGACACAATGAATGATAGCCTCAGCAAGATCCTGCTGGACATCAGCTTTCCTGGCCTGGAGGAGGACCCACTGGGCCCTGACAACATCAACTGGTCCCAGTTTATTCCTGAGCTACAGTAG
- the LOC105484126 gene encoding forkhead box protein M1 isoform X1, which yields MKTSPRRPLILKRRRLPLPVQNAPSETSEEEPKRSPARQEPNQAEASKEVAESNTCKFPAGIKIINHPTMSNTQVVAIPNNADIHSIITALTAKGKESGSSGPNKFILISCGGAPTQPPGLQPQTQTSYDAKRTEVTLETLGPQPAARDGNLPRPPGALCEQKRETCADGEAAGCTINKSLSNIQWLRKTSSDGLGSCSIKQEMEEKENCHLEQRQVKVQGAHVQVEEPSRPSTSWQNSVSERPPYSYMAMIQFAINSTERKRMTLKDIYTWIEDHFPYFKHIAKPGWKNSIRHNLSLHDMFVRETSANGKVSFWTIHPSANRYLTLDQVFKPLDPGSPQLPEHLESQQQKRPNPELRRNMTIKTELPLGARRKMKPLLPRVSSYLVPIQFPVNQSLVLQPSVKVPLPLAASLMSSELARHSKRVRIAPKVLLAEEGTAPLPSAGPGKEEKLLCGEGLCPLLPVQSIKEEQIQPGEEMPHLARPIKVESPPLEEWPSPAPSFKEESSHSWEDSPQSPTPRPKKSYGGLRSPTRCVSEMLVIQHRERRERSRSRRKQHLLPPCVAEPELLFSEGPSTSRWAAELPFPADSSEPAPQLSYPQEEGGPFKTPIKETLPISSTPSKSVLPRTPESWRLTPPAKVGGLDFSPVQTPQGTSGPLPDPLELMDLSTTPLKSVPPFESPQRLLSSEPLDLASVPFGNSSPSDIEVPKPGSPEPQVSGLAANRSLTEGLVLDTMNDSLSKILLDISFPGLEEDPLGPDNINWSQFIPELQ from the exons CCATCCCCAACAATGCTGACATCCACAGCATCATCACGGCACTGACTGCCAAGGGAAAAGAGAGCGGCAGTAGTGGGCCCAACAAATTCATCCTCATCAGTTGTGGGGGAGCCCCAACTCAGCCTCCAGGACTCCAGCCTCAAACCCAAACCAGCTATGATGCCAAAAGGACAGAAGTGACCCTGGAGACCTTGGGACCACAACCTGCAGCTAGGGATGGGAATCTTCCTAGACCACCTGGAGCCCTTTGCGAGCAGAAACGGGAGACCTGTG CAGATGGTGAGGCAGCAGGCTGCACTATCAACAAGAGCCTATCCAACATCCAGTGGCTCCGAAAGACGAGTTCTGATGGACTGGGCTCCTGCAGCATCAAGCAAGagatggaggagaaggagaatTGTCACCTGGAGCAGAGACAGGTTAAG gttcagggggcacatgtgcag GTTGAGGAACCTTCGAGACCATCAACGTCCTGGCAGAACTCTGTGTCTGAGCGGCCACCCTACTCTTACATGGCCATGATACAATTCGCCATCAACAGCACTGAGAGGAAGCGCATGACCTTGAAAGACATCTATACTTGGATAGAGGACCACTTTCCCTATTTTAAGCACATTGCCAAGCCAGGCTGGAAG AACTCCATCCGCCACAACCTTTCCCTGCATGACATGTTTGTCCGGGAGACGTCTGCCAATGGCAAGGTCTCCTTCTGGACCATTCACCCCAGTGCCAACCGTTACTTGACATTGGACCAGGTGTTTAAG CCACTGGACCCAGGGTCTCCACAATTGCCCGAGCACTTGGAATCA CAGCAGCAGAAACGACCGAATCCAGAGCTCCGCCGGAACATGACCATCAAAACTGAACTCCCGCTGGGTGCAC GGCGGAAGATGAAGCCACTGTTACCACGGGTCAGCTCATACCTGGTGCCTATCCAATTCCCGGTGAACCAGTCACTGGTGTTGCAGCCCTCGGTGAAGGTGCCATTACCCCTGGCGGCTTCCCTCATGAGCTCAGAGCTTGCCCGCCATAGCAAGCGAGTCCGCATTGCCCCCAAG GTGCTGCTAGCTGAGGAGGGGACAGCTCCTCTTCCTTCTGCAGGGCCAGGGAAAGAGGAGAAACTGCTGTGTGGAGAAGGGCTGTGTCCTTTGCTTCCAGTTCAGTCTATCAAGGAGGAACAAATCCAGCCTGGGGAGGAAATGCCGCACTTAGCGAGACCCATCAAAGTGGAGAGCCCCCCCTTGGAAGAGTGGCCCTCCCCGGCCCCGTCCTTCAAAGAGGAATCATCTCACTCCTGGGAGGATTCACCCCAATCTCCCACCCCAAGACCCAAGAAGTCCTACGGTGGGCTTAGGTCGCCAACCCGGTGTGTCTCGGAAATGCTTGTGATCCAAcacagggagaggagggagaggagccgGTCTCGGAGGAAACAGCATCTACTGCCTCCCTGCGTGGCTGAGCCGGAGCTGCTCTTCTCAGAGGGGCCCAGTACTTCCCGCTGGGCCGCAGAACTCCCGTTCCCGGCAGACTCCTCTGAGCCTGCCCCCCAGCTCAGCTACCCCCAGGAAGAGGGAGGACCTTTTAAGACACCCATTAAGGAAACGCTGCCCATCTCCTCCACCCCGAGCAAATCTGTCCTCCCCAGAACGCCTGAATCCTGGAGGCTCACGCCCCCAGCCAAAGTAGGGGGGCTGGATTTCAGCCCAGTACAAACCCCCCAGGGCACCTCTGGCCCCTTGCCTGACCCCCTGGAGCTGATGGATCTCAGCACCACTCCACTGAAAAGCGTTCCCCCCTTTGAATCACCGCAAAGGCTCCTCAGTTCAGAACCCTTAGACCTCGCCTCCGTCCCCTTTGGCAACTCTTCTCCCTCAGATATAGAAGTCCCCAAGCCAGGCTCCCCGGAGCCACAGGTTTCTGGCCTCGCAGCCAATCGTTCTCTGACAGAAGGCCTGGTTCTGGACACAATGAATGATAGCCTCAGCAAGATCCTGCTGGACATCAGCTTTCCTGGCCTGGAGGAGGACCCACTGGGCCCTGACAACATCAACTGGTCCCAGTTTATTCCTGAGCTACAGTAG
- the LOC105484126 gene encoding forkhead box protein M1 isoform X8, whose product MKTSPRRPLILKRRRLPLPVQNAPSETSEEEPKRSPARQEPNQAEASKEVAESNTCKFPAGIKIINHPTMSNTQVVAIPNNADIHSIITALTAKGKESGSSGPNKFILISCGGAPTQPPGLQPQTQTSYDAKRTEVTLETLGPQPAARDGNLPRPPGALCEQKRETCADGEAAGCTINKSLSNIQWLRKTSSDGLGSCSIKQEMEEKENCHLEQRQVKVQGAHVQVEEPSRPSTSWQNSVSERPPYSYMAMIQFAINSTERKRMTLKDIYTWIEDHFPYFKHIAKPGWKNSIRHNLSLHDMFVRETSANGKVSFWTIHPSANRYLTLDQVFKQQQKRPNPELRRNMTIKTELPLGARRKMKPLLPRVSSYLVPIQFPVNQSLVLQPSVKVPLPLAASLMSSELARHSKRVRIAPKVLLAEEGTAPLPSAGPGKEEKLLCGEGLCPLLPVQSIKEEQIQPGEEMPHLARPIKVESPPLEEWPSPAPSFKEESSHSWEDSPQSPTPRPKKSYGGLRSPTRCVSEMLVIQHRERRERSRSRRKQHLLPPCVAEPELLFSEGPSTSRWAAELPFPADSSEPAPQLSYPQEEGGPFKTPIKETLPISSTPSKSVLPRTPESWRLTPPAKVGGLDFSPVQTPQGTSGPLPDPLELMDLSTTPLKSVPPFESPQRLLSSEPLDLASVPFGNSSPSDIEVPKPGSPEPQVSGLAANRSLTEGLVLDTMNDSLSKILLDISFPGLEEDPLGPDNINWSQFIPELQ is encoded by the exons CCATCCCCAACAATGCTGACATCCACAGCATCATCACGGCACTGACTGCCAAGGGAAAAGAGAGCGGCAGTAGTGGGCCCAACAAATTCATCCTCATCAGTTGTGGGGGAGCCCCAACTCAGCCTCCAGGACTCCAGCCTCAAACCCAAACCAGCTATGATGCCAAAAGGACAGAAGTGACCCTGGAGACCTTGGGACCACAACCTGCAGCTAGGGATGGGAATCTTCCTAGACCACCTGGAGCCCTTTGCGAGCAGAAACGGGAGACCTGTG CAGATGGTGAGGCAGCAGGCTGCACTATCAACAAGAGCCTATCCAACATCCAGTGGCTCCGAAAGACGAGTTCTGATGGACTGGGCTCCTGCAGCATCAAGCAAGagatggaggagaaggagaatTGTCACCTGGAGCAGAGACAGGTTAAG gttcagggggcacatgtgcag GTTGAGGAACCTTCGAGACCATCAACGTCCTGGCAGAACTCTGTGTCTGAGCGGCCACCCTACTCTTACATGGCCATGATACAATTCGCCATCAACAGCACTGAGAGGAAGCGCATGACCTTGAAAGACATCTATACTTGGATAGAGGACCACTTTCCCTATTTTAAGCACATTGCCAAGCCAGGCTGGAAG AACTCCATCCGCCACAACCTTTCCCTGCATGACATGTTTGTCCGGGAGACGTCTGCCAATGGCAAGGTCTCCTTCTGGACCATTCACCCCAGTGCCAACCGTTACTTGACATTGGACCAGGTGTTTAAG CAGCAGCAGAAACGACCGAATCCAGAGCTCCGCCGGAACATGACCATCAAAACTGAACTCCCGCTGGGTGCAC GGCGGAAGATGAAGCCACTGTTACCACGGGTCAGCTCATACCTGGTGCCTATCCAATTCCCGGTGAACCAGTCACTGGTGTTGCAGCCCTCGGTGAAGGTGCCATTACCCCTGGCGGCTTCCCTCATGAGCTCAGAGCTTGCCCGCCATAGCAAGCGAGTCCGCATTGCCCCCAAG GTGCTGCTAGCTGAGGAGGGGACAGCTCCTCTTCCTTCTGCAGGGCCAGGGAAAGAGGAGAAACTGCTGTGTGGAGAAGGGCTGTGTCCTTTGCTTCCAGTTCAGTCTATCAAGGAGGAACAAATCCAGCCTGGGGAGGAAATGCCGCACTTAGCGAGACCCATCAAAGTGGAGAGCCCCCCCTTGGAAGAGTGGCCCTCCCCGGCCCCGTCCTTCAAAGAGGAATCATCTCACTCCTGGGAGGATTCACCCCAATCTCCCACCCCAAGACCCAAGAAGTCCTACGGTGGGCTTAGGTCGCCAACCCGGTGTGTCTCGGAAATGCTTGTGATCCAAcacagggagaggagggagaggagccgGTCTCGGAGGAAACAGCATCTACTGCCTCCCTGCGTGGCTGAGCCGGAGCTGCTCTTCTCAGAGGGGCCCAGTACTTCCCGCTGGGCCGCAGAACTCCCGTTCCCGGCAGACTCCTCTGAGCCTGCCCCCCAGCTCAGCTACCCCCAGGAAGAGGGAGGACCTTTTAAGACACCCATTAAGGAAACGCTGCCCATCTCCTCCACCCCGAGCAAATCTGTCCTCCCCAGAACGCCTGAATCCTGGAGGCTCACGCCCCCAGCCAAAGTAGGGGGGCTGGATTTCAGCCCAGTACAAACCCCCCAGGGCACCTCTGGCCCCTTGCCTGACCCCCTGGAGCTGATGGATCTCAGCACCACTCCACTGAAAAGCGTTCCCCCCTTTGAATCACCGCAAAGGCTCCTCAGTTCAGAACCCTTAGACCTCGCCTCCGTCCCCTTTGGCAACTCTTCTCCCTCAGATATAGAAGTCCCCAAGCCAGGCTCCCCGGAGCCACAGGTTTCTGGCCTCGCAGCCAATCGTTCTCTGACAGAAGGCCTGGTTCTGGACACAATGAATGATAGCCTCAGCAAGATCCTGCTGGACATCAGCTTTCCTGGCCTGGAGGAGGACCCACTGGGCCCTGACAACATCAACTGGTCCCAGTTTATTCCTGAGCTACAGTAG